The stretch of DNA ATTTtaatacaatatttttaaaattgtccatttatttttgtgtaaaatcatgtaattaatttattatattatgaaaagattcaaattgttaatttattaagtGCCTAATCTATTTAAagagtattttatttataattttttaatttaaaaataatattagtacattgattttttaatttaaaattatcaattttaaatgattaattttttaaatcgaataaacataattaataatatgactacatttatttttattaaattaaattaaattattaatttaaattatatctatttaaattaaaaattttataatttaaaattttaaattatgtgaattagataaaaaaattctaatatgatctaaattatatgaaaatagGAACTTATTCGTCTCAATGAAGTTTGTGGCAAATTTAGTTTAGTAAGTTCGTGATAAATTTGTTTCAAACTCCAAAAGTATTCTAAAAATTAATgatgaaattatttattttgaaaaataaatatttttttattcatttcaaaaaaatttcttctTGGATGCATTTCACGTTCTTCATTGATATATAGCAAAatgatttatattattatagctTTGTAGAGTTATATGTTCAGTATGagacttttataaaaatatttatttttctaagactattaaataattttgagcaATTGATGAGgtatttatgaattttatacaaaaattgaatactaaaatactaatttatatCAGAAGTATCAGGtatattatttatctaatttagtCAGGTGCagactaaaatttaaataaaattgtacacatatttttagtagttatcaaattaaaaaatgtattaCCGCAATCGATAAATTTTAGCCTGCACCTGACTAAATGAAGTAAATAATATGTCTGATATTTCTGACTTAAGTTAATACCTTGGTGTCTAACTTTtgcataaaatttataaaaatctcatcatcaattgttcaaaattatttaataatcttaaaaaaataaatattttcataaaaatctcaTACTGAACAGATGGGCCTACAAGTTGTGACTATGAATACGTTGATTGTTAAGTAAAAGAGGCAATTATATGTGGTATACTAAATGTATATTAGTATTGTCTAAGAATAGTACTAAGCcgattttgtaatttgtagtcaTTAAtcagttattattaatatttttaatggtataaaattatatctaattatataaattactcaatttttttatgctgattaagtattgaccaaattttaataaaaatattgatatgtAAACTTTCTCATCATGTAATTATGATTTAGCGATAAAAAGTAAAAGCGTGCTTAATATAATTATGCAcgactttttctttattatagacGGTAAAAATCTAtcctgaaaaaaaattaattttgtacaatagttttgattttgagtattttttttatttgtaagttTTGGTATTTAATTAAGTTGGTTGTGTGtataatttatgttttgtttgagATTTTTTATACTTcgtatttaattataaataaaactattttattggtctgaagtaatttttttttacattaaaacaattttttatgttaaaattttaatgtgGTTTTATTATTACTGTATTCAATAATTTACTTGcttataattattgttatattatattttaaatacttttatattgttcttatattaaatattagtattattttgaCTGCTAAACTCTATTAGTGTCTACAAAGATTATGGGGTTAAAACTAAAGAACATTTCTAATAATATTTGactattcaaattaaaatgaaCCAATTCCATTTTGTGATTTGGCCATCCGATGTGTGGTATATGTAGTTTCCTTTTTTCTTAcacttaatatttaatatttattgacATTGAAATCATCAATTcaaaagtagtaaaaaaaaCAAGGTTTATATGTTAAGAGTAATgtccacaaaaaaaaaaaaagatatcaaCATAAtgtatatgaaaagttaaacattaaaaaaatgaaataaaaactaTCATTGTTGAGAAGATCAGAGCTAGCAATTAATGCACGTTCCATCTATGTTGACCATGACAATTGTTAAGAACTTTCTTCTAATTGATAGGTGTCTCATTCAAGATTTCGAATCATTTTGATTTACCCTTTAATTAATTGTAAAGTTGAAATGAATAAATGACTAGCTGGCTATAAATAGGTTATGACTCATAAAGCGTGTaataatgaattaaattttaaagtagtCTCTGAAATttacaaaatatatcaatttagtctttaatttcttaattgTATTAGTTACGTCTTTtagattataaaaaatacatcaatGTGATCTCTCTCGAATTTTCCGTTCATATTTCTTATCGGTAGGAGTGACGTGGCGAATGATTGCCACGCTGAAGTATCTAACAGTTGCATGATGTGGTAAATGAAAATTTATGAcccaatttagtctctgatcccTTTTTAAACCGTAACTCAGAAGTAGCGCACCACTTCTTcgtcttcatcatcttcttcatctttttcttctttttcttcttctccttccctGCTCATTCCAAGTCAGAGCAGAGGCTCGCGAGTACTAGATCGGTGTGGGTGTGGAAAACGTCTTGTGgcccataaaaaattatatcaaaatcaaactattaaaatctaaatctttttaaatgttTGCCAATAATTTTCTCTTGGACTCAATTTAACTCTGAATCTTCGGATACCCTCCATCTAATTAAGCCAAACAAGAATTCATTCCCATGCCTTGCACTGGAGAAACGCAATGCCTAAAGGAAAGTTTTGAACATTTTCCTTGTTCTCAAGAAGGAAATATAGAATGGATGATGCATCTAAACCCTTCTAAAAGATTCTAATTTCAAGAAACCAACATCATCAATCAATAATTGAGCATTAAATATAGAAAACTCCAATTTGATAACTGACGCATCAGAAGTTGAGAACACAGAATGAACACCAGTGTTTGGTAAGGAATTGAGATTGCATCAAGTCTCCCAAGAGTGATAAATGAGGGTGCTACAAACGAAAGGTAATGCAAGCTTTAAAATATTGGCTTCCAACATCACATGTTAGCAAGAAGCATTAGGTTTCTGATAGTTAATTCAAGCATAACTCATTCACAACAtccagaaaaaataaaaaccaagtACAACATTGCGTATGAGAACAGTTAGAATGGCATGTGCATTGTGCATGTCTGTTGCAATAGATTCTCTCTGCCAAACATGTCAAGCAAAAACTATTACTTTAAATTTTAGCTGAATTAATTGTTTCTTAACCTGTGAAAGGTCGTGTGAGCCACAACTGCATCACCATCAAAGACACAACCAGCAAAGTGTCCACCAGATGCAAGCAGTACGATTCGCAAATGACTATTATTCATGGGCTCAAGAGTCAGAGATTTCAACCTCTCACACACTTTGCTGTCTGAACTTCCATTCCCATCACCCATATTCAATCAAGCACTTCCAAAGAGAAACTCTTTGACCTGATTGAAGACCAACAAATAGATTTTGTTTAAGAATTTCTCTTGATTTATCACGCACTTCATTGCGATTTTGAGACTCATTTTCACAATTGCATTTTCAGGAcctcaatatttaattattaaatagtttAGTTCTTTCACTGACAAGAGAACAATTTTCGAACAGTACaacaagaaaataacataattgTAATTTCAGCCTTTCAGGTACCCCAATCAAAAAATGTTTGAACATTATTTTTGTTCGTATGGTAAATTTGACCAATATTTAGCGCGAGGATAAAATTGTGAGTGAATTTTAAAACTGAAAATTCTAAAGAAATTATTGAATCTCACATTGATTTGTCATCTGACATTTCATTTAAGGTATTTTCGGGggtgttcttgttatttacaCCCCCAGGCTCCACTTGTGGAACATAATCCAAACACAGAACAACTTCTTTCCTCTCCATTAGTTCAAGCGTCGAAACTCCATGTTCGAAATAAACCAATCTTCCATCAACATTCTTCTTAAACGTTCCACCATGATGGAACATGATATCCAGCAACTTTTTCGTCTGTAAcgaaaaaaatacaacattttATCTAACATATGGAATCAGCAAACAACAACAGATCATATTCCAGAATTGCTTACTAACAACTACTTCAGTTACTATGCCATTATAGAAATGTCCATATTTTCTATTTGAAAATAGAGCATTCCGATAACCCCTACCCACACCACCAGGTGCAAAAAACCCTAGCTACTAACATAGCATCCATGGTTTTTCATCAATCTACACCAAATTTCCAAGTAAAATCTATAATGATGGATACCTTACCACTATGAAAAATAGAACAATACTATCTAATATACTGCATGCCTACCTCTATCACAGGAGATTTCACGCAGAATCTTTGCTCCTTCCTTCAGCGATCTTGAGCCAACGATGACCAGGTTCCTCTGAGCTCCAAATTGTTTCACTCCGAAAAGCCTCGCCAGGGCTCTCGAATGCCAAGGTTTGGCGCTTTCAGTTcgcagaagatgaggaagacGAAGTGATCTCTTTGAATATGGAGGGAGGGGGTTGGTTGAACGTTTTGTTAATACTTCCTACTTGAAACGACATTGTCTAGTTATGGGTTTAGCGCCAAAACCCAATACGACGACGTTTTTCATCTTCCAGCGTGGCAATCATTCACCATGTCACTTCTGCCGGCAAAAAATATGAACCGAAAATTTGAGAGGGATCATGTTGATGCATTTTTTGCAATCTGAAAAATgtaattagtgcaattgaaaaattaaaaactaaatcgatatattttgtaaattttagaAACCAGTTTAGGATTTAACTCgtgcaataatatatatataacgcAGCCCCAACCAAATATAGTACGAAATTCTTTCATTCCTTTCAAGATATATATTTGGTCATGCttcatttgttttttcttcCCAAGCTATTGAGAGTGACATAGTATAAGTTATCTCCAATTATAATTTGTGgttattgacttttttttttctttttcatttatcTCCCTTAATAGTTGTAGCTAGTAGACTTTTTAGTTTAAATCAATCAGTGGACGCCAAAATTAACTGTATATGTAAGTAACTAGATAACATTGtttcataaacataaataatattcttttgccaaaattttcttcttctcggTTTCTGAGAGAGTCTGATTTTCTAGATATTAAATGGAGTAGAGAaccattaattaatatattatttattccaacataggttgaaattaatttatacatacatacatgtaacacaattaaataatattgaTGATGATGGCACCCGAATTTGGTAACGATTTGGCACAGAAACTCATTACATGTTTGAAAGTTTCACCAACTACAGTAATTAATTAAAGTCAACCATACGCATGCAATCTTCTTTTAAATTGACTTCTATTTTgtatttgacttttttttccttCGCCTATAttatcttctcttctctttctcagctttaatttttgaaaatttctttaattataaataaatagataaagaataaaagtttttttaattttttttacgttttttattaaataaaaataatcttcACTTTACTATTATCCTTAATTTTTCTCTATTTGTTAGTTTgacttttttaaaaagtaaaatgccATTTGATATctgaaaaactaatttaatatataactgAAAATTCTTAGGTTTTCTTCTTCTAGAtgatacatatttatataatgAAGTTGATAgtgatttgaaaatttaaatcataaataataatcatACACCTCATTAAAACCTTTTAGTTTGCTAAGTGAAAGGACTATAACCAACTATTTCGTTACTTTCGatacttcaaaaattatttttattatagaaaaGAAATTGGTGTTTTGGAAGAATATTAGAGGATGGGAGGATTTACCTGGCGGTGGAGCTGTCGGTCAACACGCAGGGGCGTGGTGATCCTGCTACGATGCAACATGTCCGCACCACGCAGGGACGAGGTGACGCGGCCAGCATGCAGGTTCTGACACCACGCAGGCCAGGGACGTGGTTTAGGCGGCGTCGCGGAGTCCCGATGCACCACCGAAGGAGAGGGGTGTGCTGAAGCTGCTGGCATGCAGGGGACAAGTCTCACCCCGGTAAACAGCAAGCGTGATGCATTCTTGCTCTATATAAACAGAAAGCCTTCAACTACAATGAGAAAGAAAGTGTTAGTGAGAGGCAGGGGAAGGGGGTTTGCTCTTCGGAAGGCTTGCTGCTGCTTCACCGTGAAGGAGAAAGGGtgaaaaataggaagaaaaaaatattattttgtgtttattttaaagaatgattcgtaattataaaatttcggaggaacatattataaattatttgaatcATCCAATCTATATAAATtggtaaattatatttttattgtgtattttaatttctgttattttttgttatttaatatatttaaatataatttttttgttaattttaaattaattttctgttataaaaatattaaaatagaatatatattatacTATACTATTCTATACgacatactaaaatttttttaaaaaaatatatttctctacgataaaatataaaaataatactagagtaaaataaataatatacattctgtaaataaaaaataaaataaataaataatatatacattCTATAAATAAATGTGGAACATATTCAAAAGTTTAATACATAATTgttaaagtaataaataaataaatattagaaaaatatatatacgttgttattaataatattagagaaatatatgttgatgcacgaaaaaaattattttaactatGGTAATGCACttctaacaaataaaatattgaaataaataaatatctaaataatattattaattgaaatgatcacatacattttataaatccatttattaatatttatttattaataaatgaatatttataagtaatataacaaatataattttgttgatGCAGTCCAACAGAAATTTGTTGGTGCGTAAACTGGATCCGCCACAGAGTTGGAATCCGAGGGTCGAAAACTACTTACGTGCCACCGGATTCTACCACGTATCTAGGATTGGAATGATAAGAGGATCTCACCCGTTGTTAGCTACTCTGGTTGAAAAGTGGAGGCCGGAGACTCACACTTTTGTGTTCCCGGTGGGTGAGGTTACATAGTGACATTGGAAGATGTCGCACATATATTTGACTTACCAATTGATGAAGAGCCTGTGAGTGGATGGACTGACAATAGTAGTGATTTCGTTTAGAGTCAGAGCATGGCAATATTCGGACGTGAACCGGTGCTCAGTCGTAATTCGAAATCCTATATAAAGCTTGGTTGGGTTCGATGTATCAGAGATGAGGAGTCGTTGGACACTGAAGAGTCCATAAGGAGATACGTGAGATGTCAGATTTTCTGTTTGTTAGGGTCGACCCTATTCACAGATAAGTCGACCGCATACGCCCATGCGAAGTATCTACCATTGCTTCGCGATTTCGAGCGGATCCATACTTATAGTTGGGGTTCAGCGTGTCTCGCACATCTTTACAGAGCACTATGCCGTGCATCACGATATGATACAAAACATCCACAATGCTCTTGGAGGTTGCCAGTCACTTCCGAAACGATTTACTGTTGCCCGAATTGACTCATGCCGGTCCAAGATCATACCCACACCATATTTTCTGATAACATGCATTCGCAGATTCCTTAGAAAGAAGTGCCACGCATCAGCTGTCTCCCCTTCCACCAAGGCAAAAGCGATAGGCACAATGTTCTGGTTCCCATCCTGTGCAACAGCGACCAGAAGTGTACCTTTGTACTTTTCATATAGGTGTGTTCTGTCAACTTGAACTAGGGGCTTGCAATGCCTGAATGCCCTAACGCATGGATTGAAACTCCAAAATACGCGATGAAGTATTTTTACCCATTGCGCCTCTTCATTCCCATTGTAGAGTGGGCGTGTTTCTATCTGGACAACTGACCCAGGCATCTTCTGAACCATAACCGAGAGCCACCACGACAAGGCTTGGTAACTCTCCTCCCAGTCATCGAAAACTTTTGCTATGGActtctgctttgccaaccaagccttTCGGTAATTGATGGTATAGTTGAACCTTGACTGGACTTCGGCTATTATAGTTTTCACCTTTATGGACGGCTCAGTCTTGACCAATGGCCTTATAGCCTCAGCAACTGTGTCCGAGTCCAACTTGGAATGATCCTGTGAAATCATTCCCGTTGTGCATGTGTGCCTACCGTTGTATCTGCGTATCTTCCAACAACCTTTTTTCCGTATCGAGCTGGTTCGGATAAGCCAGTCGCACCCACGCCCATACATCTTGCATTTTGCATAGAAC from Arachis duranensis cultivar V14167 chromosome 4, aradu.V14167.gnm2.J7QH, whole genome shotgun sequence encodes:
- the LOC107485809 gene encoding uncharacterized protein LOC107485809 codes for the protein MTFMELQNGLCQSMENGTLMRVSRILYWNSVVVFGGLIQFDTMSITDDVTMHNMFQIHRQTQMRQPQIELYVEFETVEAKGIQNDLEVEDDRAVVYEGMNSDIEDDFEATYEAGDEDEDGDVRVETTADNVVVHSSISQPMNVPPFMHELDLDAMHAPEFLEYSNIGVADPEDGEFRIGMEYSSRKSVMAAIRSYTIARGVDYDVYEYEPETFYAKCKMYGRGCDWLIRTSSIRKKGCWKIRRYNGRHTCTTGMISQDHSKLDSDTVAEAIRPLVKTEPSIKVKTIIAEVQSRFNYTINYRKAWLAKQKSIAKVFDDWEESYQALSWWLSVMVQKMPGSVVQIETRPLYNGNEEAQWVKILHRVFWSFNPCVRAFRHCKPLVQVDRTHLYEKYKGTLLVAVAQDGNQNIVPIAFALVEGETADAWHFFLRNLRMHVIRKYGVGMILDRHESIRATVNRFGSDWQPPRALWMFCIIS